One window from the genome of Anguilla rostrata isolate EN2019 chromosome 5, ASM1855537v3, whole genome shotgun sequence encodes:
- the fah gene encoding fumarylacetoacetase gives MAVGIWKRLLASLLVLKTIPELNCNLKMSFIKVDEQSDFSFHNLPYGVFSTPDNPRHRIGVAIGDQILDLSVVKSLFSGPVLSRHQDVFDQATLNAFMGLGYEAWKEARIFLQSLLSANESTLRDDIGLRSRAFVHQSSAVMHLPAEIGDYTDFYSSRDHATNVGIMFRGKENALMPNWLRLPVGYHGRASSVVVSGTPIRRPMGQMRPDPSQPPVFGPSKQLDIELEMAFFVGAGNKLGEPIPIEHAHKHIFGMVLMNDWSARDIQAWEYVPLGPFLGKNFGTTISPWVVPMEALLPFAQPNAAQDPGPLPYLRHADAYTFNINLFVSVKGEVMKEAATIVKSNFKYMYWTMKQQLAHHTVNGCNARPGDLLASGTISGPDPESFGSMLELSWRGSKTIDLGGGETRTFLKDGDEVSIKGYCEGNGYRVGFGACTGRILPALQQ, from the exons ATGGCGGTAGGCATCTGGAAGAGGTTACTGGCTTCACTATTAGTGCTGAAAACTATCCCGGAGCTGAACTGCAACCTGAAAATGTCTTTTATAAAAGTGGACGAACAATCTGATTTCTCCTTCCACAATCTGCCTTACGGTGTGTTTTCGACCCCAGACAAC CCTAGGCACAGAATTGGCGTTGCCATCGGGGATCAGATTCTTGATCTCAGTGTGGTGAAGTCCCTCTTCAGTGGACCTGTGCTTTCCAGACATCAGGATGTGTTTGATCAG GCAACCCTAAATGCTTTCATGGGCCTGGGATATGAGGCCTGGAAGGAGGCCAGGATATTTCTGCAGTCGCTTCTGTCTGCTAACGAGTCCACTCTGCGAGATGACATTGGCCTCAGGAGCAG AGCTTTTGTTCATCAGAGCTCAGCAGTCATGCATCTCCCAGCTGAAATTG GTGACTACACCGACTTCTATTCCTCTCGGGACCACGCCACCAATGTGGGCATCATGTTCCGCGGGAAGGAGAACGCCCTGATGCCCAACTG GTTGAGGCTGCCTGTCGGCTACCATGGAAGAGCCTCGTCAGTGGTGGTATCTGGGACCCCCATCAGAAGGCCTATGGGCCAAATGAGACCTGATCCAT ctcagccCCCGGTTTTTGGACCAAGCAAGCAGTTGGATATTGAATTAGAAATg GCCTTCTTCGTTGGAGCTGGAAACAAGCTAGGAGAGCCCATCCCCATTGAGCATGCTCACAAGCACATCTTCGGAATGGTCCTCATGAACGACTGGAGTG CTCGGGACATCCAGGCCTGGGAGTACGTCCCGCTCGGCCCTTTCCTGGGGAAGAATTTTGGGACGACGATCTCCCCCTGGGTGGTCCCCATGGAGGCCCTGCTGCCGTTTGCCCAGCCCAATGCAGCGCAG GACCCGGGGCCACTTCCATATCTGCGCCATGCCGATGCCTACACATTCAACATCAATCTCTTTGTCTCTGTGAAAG GCGAAGTCATGAAGGAAGCTGCCACCATAGTCAAGTCAAACTTTAAG TACATGTACTGGACCATGAAGCAGCAGCTGGCGCACCACACGGTCAATGGCTGCAACGCCAGGCCGGGTGACCTGCTTGCCTCCGGGACCATCAGCGGGCCG GATCCTGAAAGCTTTGGCTCAATGCTGGAACTGTCATGGAGGGGATCAAAGACGATTGATCTCGGGGGAGGGGAGACACGGACGTTTCTGAAAGATGGAGATGAAGTGTCAATCAAAG GCTACTGCGAGGGGAACGGATACCGGGTCGGCTTCGGCGCGTGCACCGGAAGAATCCTCCCAGCGCTGCAGCAGTGA